The DNA segment GACCGCATCGCCGCCCTCTTCGCGACGAACCTCGCCGCCTACGCGAACGACGAGCCCGACGCGTTCGTGAACCGTGTGGTCTGAGACGAACGGATCCCTTCAGCCGACGATTCGACCCCTCCGACGGGGACGACGGGCGCTGGTAGCCGACCCGCCGACGCGTCGTGGCGCTCCTACGGTCGGAGGTACGCGTACCCCTCGGTCTGGAGGCGCGTGGCCTCGACGGCGCCCTCGGGGACGGTCTCGACCCCCTCGATGAGGTCGGACTCCTCGAGGTCCATCGCCGCGAGCGTGTTGCTGCAGGCCCTGAAGGCGACGCCGTCGGCCAGCAGTGACTCCACTCGATCCTCGTAGGCCCCGTCGGTCGTCACCGACCCGATGCCGCCCGCCTGGGCGACGATCGCGACGTCGTCGATGTCGCCGCTCTCGTCGTCCAGCAGGTTTCTGGCGATCTTCAGCGCGGTCTCCTGTTCGGTCTCGTCTCCCGAGACGAGGTGGACTAGCGTTTGCATGCCGTTCGATGGAGGGACGCCACTCGCAAACGCCTGCCGCTTGCGATTACAGGGAGTCCTCGAAGCGACGACCACGCCTCCCGCCGTGGTCGCCGTCCGAGCGCTTGGCTCTCGATCGCGACCGGCGGGAGGGTTCTTGTCGATCGGCGATGTAGGTTCTTCATGTCACTGTACGACCGGGTCGCGGACCTCCCGCTCGAGATCGAGGGGTGCGACCTCGAGTTTCGGGAGCGAAGCTGTGCGGGCGACTTCGCCAGGATAAGCGTCCTCCTGTCGCTTCAGGACGAACGACCGGAGACGCCGGGGTTCACCCGTCCGAGCACCCACGTCTCGCTTCGAGGCGGCGGCGAGACGGGGCTCGGGGAGGACGTCACGTACGACGCGGCGGACCACCGGTCGTTCGTCGAGTCGCCGGCCGACCTCCCGCTCCCGGGGACGTACACCGTCGAGGAGTTCTCCGCCACGCTCGAGGGGATCGACCTGTTTCCGGAGGCCGCTCCCGCACGGGAGGCGTCGCGGGCCTACCGTCGGTGGGCGTTCGAGAGCGCCGCGCTCGACCTCGCGCTCAAACAGGCGGGGATCGACCTCGCCACCGCCCTCGATCGAAGCTACGACCCCGTTCGGTTCCTCGTCAGCACCCGGCTCGGCGATCCGCCGGCGTTCGACCGCGTCGCGAGGTGGCTCGAGATCGATCCCGACCTGGAGTTCAAGCTCGACGCGGCGTCGGCGTGGACGCCGGCGCTCGTCGACGGGTTGGCGGCGACCGGCGCCGTCCGGATCGTCGATCTGAAGGGTCACTACGAGGGGACGATGGTGGATCAGTCGGCGGATCCGACGCTCTACCGGTCGCTCGTCGAGGCGCTTCCCGACGCCCTGATCGAGGACCCGGTCCTGACCGACGGGACCCGGTCGCTGTTCGAGGGGTGCGAGGACCGGATCAGTTGGGACGCGCCGATCACCGACGCCGCGAGCGTCGAGGCGCTCCCATTCACGCCGGAGTGGATCAACCTCAAGCCGTCGCGTTGCGGGTCCGTCGAACGGCTGTTCGGGCTCATCGAGCACTGCCTCGACGAGGGGATCGGGATGTACGGCGGCGGCCAGACCGAACTGGGCGTCGGCCGACAGCACCTCCACGCGCTCGCGGCCCTGTTCTACCCCGACGCGCCGAACGACGTCGCGCCGTGAGCGTACAACGATCCGGAGCCGAGCGCCGGCCTCCCGGCCAGTCCCCTGTCCCCGCCGGCGAACCCTCGCGGACTCGAGTGGAAGCACGCCGACTGGGAGCGCATCGAGTCCCGACAGTGACGTGCCCGGAGCCACGCGTTCGTCGATCGCCGATCGGCCGGTCCGGAGAACGCCGGCGGACTCCTCGACCGGCGACGGGCGTACGCTACGCTCTACCGGGGTACGGCGGATCGCCGGGTTAGGGCGGTCCGTTCGCCTCCGCTTTTCGGCTCCGGACGGCGTCCGGTCTCGAAGCGCTTTCCTCCCCTCCCGGCGGTCGTCCGTACGTGCATCTGCTGGTGATCACGGATCTCGAGGGCGTCACCGGGGTCGATTCGTTCTCACAGACCCGGACGGTTCGCGAGGAGCGCAAGGGAGCCGCGATGGACCGGCTCGCCCGGGAGGTCAACGCGTTCGTCACGGGCGTTCGATCCAGCGAGCCCGGAGCCACGATCGACGTCTGGGACGGCCACGGCACCGGCGGGCTTCGCGAGTCCGACCTCGACGATGCACGGTATCTCGGGGAGGGGCGACCGTACTTCGAGATGGAGGCGTACGACGCGATGGCGTTCGTCGGCCAACACGCGATGGCCGGTTCGCCGAACGCACCGCTCTGTCACACCTACTCCTCGTTGGCGATCGACTACTACAAGCTCAACGGAACGTTCGTCGGCGAGTTCGCCTGCCGCGCCCTGCTCGCGGGACTACAGGGCGTCCCCACGGTCTTCCTCTCGGGCGACGACAAGGCGACGCTCGAGGCCCGCCAGTTCGTCCCCGAGATCGAGACCGTCGCGACCAAACGGGGCTCGGGCCGCGAGTCGGCCGAGCATCGCGACCCCGAGGCAGTCCGTGCCGAGATCCGTCGGGGTGGCGCCGCCGCGGTCGATCGGATCGGCGAGATTCCGCCGTACACCGGGCTGGAGCCGCCCTACACGCTCGAAGCTCGGTACTACGAGCCGCGGAACGTCTCGAAGATCGACCGGACGGCGGGGTGGATCCGGAAGTACCTCCCCCCGCTCGGCGGCTTCGTCCCGGTCTCAAAGGGCGTCACGCGGATCGACGCGCGGACGATCCGCGTCACCGCGGACGACCTCCTCGATCCGGAGTCGTGGTTTCACGACCGACTCTGAGTTCTGGATCCCGGAAGCTCGGAACCCCACGACTCCCGTCAGCCCCACCTCGTAGTTTCCCGCGTCGATTCCGACCGCGCCATTTCCCATCACTGAACCGACTCCGACGGCCGATACGGTCTCCTCCGGAGCGATACCCTCTACTATCACCTAAATTTATCATGGTCTACTCTCGTTTCGAACCATGGTGCACGACCAGCGGGACGAGGAGGCCACCGGGACGAACCGCGCATCGACCAGCCGCCGGACGTTCCTGGCGGGCACGACCGGCGTGCTCTCCGTCGGTGCCCTCGGCACCCGGGCGGCCGCCGAAGAGGGGAGTGAGGCCGGAGACGCGGCTGAGGAGAAGCCCCAGGAACGCGACGAGCCGCTGCTCATCGCCCACCGTGCGTTCGCGGGTCTCTACCCCGAGAACACGGTCAGTGCGGCGGAGTACGCCTCTCACAGCGGCGAGGAGGGATGGCTCGGTCAGCGACGGCCGGAGTGGATCGAGATCGACATCGCCCCGACGGCCGACGGCGACGTGGCGGTCCTCCACGACGACCCCCTGTGTGATCTCACCGACTTCGACGGCGGCCAGGTCTTTCAGGAGCTGAGCGAGACCGTCTTCGGGGCCGAGGTGCTGAGAAGCGGCGAGACGGTGGCGAGACTGGAGGAAGTGATGGCCGTCATTCCCCCGGACATCGGCGTGAACCTCGACGTGAAGGCCGGCTCCGAGGACGTGGCCCACGGGTCGGTGTCCGATCCCGCGGACGAACGGGAGGAGTGGGCGTGGCTCGAGGACGCCTACGCGATCGCCACGGACCACGACAACGACCTGCTGGTGTCGACGTTCTGGGAGGGTGCGCTCGCCGCAACCCGGGAGATCGTCCCGGACGTTCCGGCCGCGTTCCTCCTCTGGGAGTCCCTGTCCGAGGGCCTGGACGTCACGGAGCGGTACGACTGCGAGGCGGTCCACCCGCCGCTGACGATGCTCCTCGATACGCCCTTTTTCGCCTCCGAGGAACCCGAATACGAACAGTGGGTACCCGCCGAGTTCGAGGAGATCGACCTGATCGCCGAGGCACACGAGGCCGGCCGCGACGTCAACGTCTGGACGACCAGGACCTGGTACGAGGCCGAGGTCCTCATCGACGCGGGCGTCGACGGGCTCATCGCGGACCACGACGGCCTCATGGAGTGGGGGGCGCGCGAACGCCGGTAGTTCTCGGCAACGGCGGGCGACCGCCGATCGCGAGCGGTCTACCGGTTCCCGACGCGGAACGTGAGGCCAGCAACGCCGGTGTCTCGATCCGGCCGCGTTGGACCGCGACGGACGTCCCGGAGCCCCTCGCTACCGAGCGACCCTGACCGACGTCCTCACACGAGATCGCCGCGTCCGCGAGCCGAGGGGTTGTGCTCGGTCGAGGGGATCTCGCCGGTCTCGGCGAGACTCTTGAAGCGCCGCAGCGCCTCGCCCGCGACCGCGTCGGGCGCGACGTTCAGCCGCTCGATCACCGACGATCCGAGCGCACCTCCCGGTGGGTCCACGCGAACGCTGAGCGTCACCTCCGTCCCCCGATCGCCCGGCGCCTCCCGGAACCGAAGCGAACCCTCGCCGGACACCCTCGAACCCTCGAGGGACTCCCAGCGGAGGAGCTCGCCCGGCCGTTCCTCGACGATCCGAGTCTCCCACTCCACGCTCCGTCCGAGCGGAGCGTCCACCGTCCAGCGCTGACGGTCGTCGTTCGCGTCGCTCACCTCGCCCGCCCGCCCCACGATTCGCGATAGCTGCTGGGGATCCCGCCAGATCTCGTAGAGTTCGTCCGCGGGTCTCCCGACGGTGACCGATCGTTCCACCTCTACCCCGCTCTCGCGGCCTTCGGCGGCGTCTCCGGCGCTCGTCCCGGGAGTGGACGGACGGTCGCTCCCGCGAACGCCCCGGTAGAGCAGCACCCCGCCGGCGAGCGCCGCTACCGTTCCGACGACCGAGCGTCGTCCGAGGCCGTACAACACGAGCGC comes from the Halalkalicoccus sp. CG83 genome and includes:
- a CDS encoding DsrE family protein → MQTLVHLVSGDETEQETALKIARNLLDDESGDIDDVAIVAQAGGIGSVTTDGAYEDRVESLLADGVAFRACSNTLAAMDLEESDLIEGVETVPEGAVEATRLQTEGYAYLRP
- a CDS encoding M55 family metallopeptidase codes for the protein MHLLVITDLEGVTGVDSFSQTRTVREERKGAAMDRLAREVNAFVTGVRSSEPGATIDVWDGHGTGGLRESDLDDARYLGEGRPYFEMEAYDAMAFVGQHAMAGSPNAPLCHTYSSLAIDYYKLNGTFVGEFACRALLAGLQGVPTVFLSGDDKATLEARQFVPEIETVATKRGSGRESAEHRDPEAVRAEIRRGGAAAVDRIGEIPPYTGLEPPYTLEARYYEPRNVSKIDRTAGWIRKYLPPLGGFVPVSKGVTRIDARTIRVTADDLLDPESWFHDRL
- a CDS encoding glycerophosphodiester phosphodiesterase, whose product is MVHDQRDEEATGTNRASTSRRTFLAGTTGVLSVGALGTRAAAEEGSEAGDAAEEKPQERDEPLLIAHRAFAGLYPENTVSAAEYASHSGEEGWLGQRRPEWIEIDIAPTADGDVAVLHDDPLCDLTDFDGGQVFQELSETVFGAEVLRSGETVARLEEVMAVIPPDIGVNLDVKAGSEDVAHGSVSDPADEREEWAWLEDAYAIATDHDNDLLVSTFWEGALAATREIVPDVPAAFLLWESLSEGLDVTERYDCEAVHPPLTMLLDTPFFASEEPEYEQWVPAEFEEIDLIAEAHEAGRDVNVWTTRTWYEAEVLIDAGVDGLIADHDGLMEWGARERR
- a CDS encoding SRPBCC family protein translates to MTAHPEERASKSIDADPGGWERIASTALGGALVLYGLGRRSVVGTVAALAGGVLLYRGVRGSDRPSTPGTSAGDAAEGRESGVEVERSVTVGRPADELYEIWRDPQQLSRIVGRAGEVSDANDDRQRWTVDAPLGRSVEWETRIVEERPGELLRWESLEGSRVSGEGSLRFREAPGDRGTEVTLSVRVDPPGGALGSSVIERLNVAPDAVAGEALRRFKSLAETGEIPSTEHNPSARGRGDLV